Proteins from a genomic interval of Triplophysa dalaica isolate WHDGS20190420 chromosome 21, ASM1584641v1, whole genome shotgun sequence:
- the gli2b gene encoding zinc finger protein GLI2b isoform X1, which yields MTAVGLLGGPAAEHVFTVWVFVRMETGVPAEKKDCKTSSLEGNGFSELPKKLSSLARGPHHIFPTFHSPIPVDVRHHEGRYHYEPHALHALHGPPGLAGSPMISDISLIRLSPGGAGESTFLHPHSYVSPHVEHYLRSAHGSPTLSMISAARGLSPADVTHEHLKDRGLFGLPPPPPGATPAEYYHLMTGHRNPYGELLMQGAAAAHLPEYFTPVDVSRFPSPRLTPRLSRKRALSISPLSDASIDLQTMIRTSPNSLVAYINNSRSSSAASSSYGHLSVGGISPSFAFPPSINPVAYQQLLCQQRGLSAFGHTPPLMQPSPTFTSRHHPLTLSALTTPTAAPDGKDFSGDSAVSSTVNPLNTKRSKVKTEFDVLRPLSPCSPDRLDGAVDLKEDLDDCKQEMDVVYETNCHWDGCSKEYDTQEQLVHHINNEHIHGEKKEFVCRWDECSREQKPFKAQYMLVVHMRRHTGEKPHKCTFEGCSKAYSRLENLKTHLRSHTGEKPYVCEHEGCNKAFSNASDRAKHQNRTHSNEKPYVCKIPGCTKRYTDPSSLRKHVKTVHGPDAHVTKKQRGDLPPRQHPPKENGENESGNKQMTRVTEEKLEGNGTGRGVDDYLQVKSIKTENSMMYQSSPGGQSSCSSEPSPIGRATHHDGGVEPAGHSGGSLGDLSGLDDAPLVDSTTVSTGMLGLHLRRCPAHRLSHLKQEKLKSVRESCSWANTTPPAPCTKLPPIHIGSLLENGLFDPALTISSPCLSDLCPGETTLLSQLVERRDSLGSTISSAYTLSRRSSGISPCYSSRRSSQASQPGGRLNNISSADSYDPISTDMSRRSSEGSQCGELPSMLSLTPAQHYRLKAKYAAATGGAPPTPLPNMDLVSPKARMALLGDSYDMTSLPVHPPTVPRRCSDTIYTNSRVLPHQVPGNIPRRASDPVRRLGEQRSLGQRFYSMTNVNPSRHFALQTCNPPEGNMNHHPYPSRPPSISENVAMETTASDSLDDGIMLPDDVVQYLTSQNRSSGQHTGSVYRHQGVHGFGSQHRRHALVESNINDGHRPTAASCHMSPAAQKTFTGSPKSQMPVQLNEVSSGTVESSPKQGTGRGNLHQKQNLSPFHNLNSNQQIGFMSQNLAHAAQQNLEQHNIEFNSQMQALHQTNTEQNFIHGYHQGSNDIANMTGLVSVKPQTSRVRVQPTAGQTQNYSQMNTSQQAYAIQNPTLNGNHRLVHPRPPTEPKPHSRQLSGPTQQLSYPQSNFSPAYDSSEASPKKSANVNSTHTSAMMYTGQIHMFDSSSLVMMDGVAVAAVGSPETNHVSSTVDSSEPEHPQIDFDAMLDDGDHSSLMSGTLSPTLLRSLSQNSSRLTTPQNSVTLPPVAAGIGNMAIGDMSSMLSTLAEESKFLNMMS from the exons GCCCCCATCACATCTTCCCGACGTTCCATTCTCCCATCCCGGTCGACGTGCGGCACCACGAGGGAAGATACCACTACGAGCCTCACGCTCTTCACGCGTTGCACGG ACCTCCAGGGTTAGCAGGCAGCCCGATGATCTCTGACATCTCTCTGATCCGTCTGTCTCCGGGGGGCGCCGGCGAGTCCACATTCCTTCATCCCCACTCTTACGTCTCGCCGCATGTGGAGCATTACCTCCGATCGGCTCACGGCAGTCCCACGCTGTCCATGATCTCTGCGGCCCGCGGACTGAGTCCAGCCGATG TGACCCACGAGCATCTGAAGGACAGAGGTTTGTTCGGTCTGCCCCCTCCACCTCCCGGTGCCACCCCGGCCGAGTATTACCATCTGATGACCGGTCACAGAAACCCGTACGGAGAGCTGCTCATGCAGGGGGCGGCGGCGGCTCACCTGCCCGAATACTTCACACCTGTGGACG tttcACGCTTCCCCAGTCCTCGTCTGACGCCCCGGCTGAGTCGCAAGCGTGCGTTGTCCATTTCTCCGCTCTCAGACGCCAGCATCGACCTTCAGACCATGATCCGCACATCACCCAACTCTCTGGTGGCGTACATCAATAACTCTCGCTCCAGTTCAGCCGCCAGCAGCTCGTACGGTCACCTGTCTGTGGGGGGGATCAG TCCTTCCTTTGCGTTTCCTCCCTCCATTAATCCTGTGGCGTATCAGCAGCTGTTGTGTCAGCAGAGAGGACTCAGTGCGTTCGGTCACACACCACCACTGATGCAGCCGTCACCCACATTCACCAGCAGACACCACCCACTGACACTCTCCGCCCTGACCACGCCCACCGCCGCCCCTGACGGCAAG GACTTCAGTGGTGACTCGGCAGTCAGCAGCACAGTGAACCCACTGAACACaaaaaggtcaaaggtcaagacAGAGTTTGACGTGCTGCGACCCTTGTCACCGTGCTCTCCG GACCGTCTGGATGGTGCAGTGGACCTGAAGGAGGACCTGGACGACTGCAAACAAGAGATGGATGTTGTGTATGAGACGAACTGCCACTGGGACGGGTGCAGTAAAGAGTACGACACACAGGAACAGCTGGTGCAT caCATTAATAACGAACACATCCACGGCGAGAAGAAAGAGTTTGTGTGCCGCTGGGACGAGTGTTCGCGTGAACAGAAGCCCTTTAAAGCTCAGTACATGCTGGTGGTTCATATGCGCAGACATACAGGAGAGAAACCACACAAGTGCACT TTTGAGGGCTGCTCAAAGGCGTACTCACGTCTGGAAAATCTCAAGACGCACCTGCGTTcacacaccggagagaaaccgtATGTGTGTGAGCACGAGGGCTGTAATAAAGCTTTCTCTAACGCTTCAGACCGGGCCAAACACCAGAACCGCACACACTCCAATgag AAACCTTACGTGTGTAAGATCCCCGGCTGCACCAAGCGCTACACGGACCCCAGCTCGCTGCGCAAACACGTGAAAACCGTCCACGGGCCCGACGCTCACGTCACCAAGAAGCAGCGCGGCGACCTGCCGCCTCGCCAGCACCCGCCCAAAGAAAACGGTGAGAATGAGTCGGGAAATAAGCAGATGACACGCGTGACGGAGGAGAAACTGGAAGGCAACGGCACAGGCAGAGGAGTGGACGACTACCTGCAGGTCAAATCTATTAAGACTGAAAACTCTATG ATGTATCAGTCCAGCCCTGGTGGTCAATCATCATGTAGCAGCGAGCCGTCACCGATTGGCCGTGCCACCCACCATGACGGTGGAGTAGAGCCGGCAGGACACAGCGGGGGCAGTCTGGGAGATCTGAGCGGATTGGACGACGCGCCCCTAGTGGATTCCACCACCGTCTCCACGGGAATGTTGGGCCTTCACCTGCGCAGATGCCCCGCCCACAGACTCTCACACCTGAAGCAAGAGAAGCTGAAATCAGTGAGGGAGTCCTGCTCTTGGGCAAACACGACACCTCCTGCCCCCTGCACCAAACTGCCCCCCATTCACATCG GTTCATTATTGGAAAATGGTCTCTTTGATCCAGCGCTCACCATCTCCAGCCCATGTCTGAGTGACCTTTGCCCCGGTGAGACTACGCTTCTTAGTCAGCTGGTGGAGCGTCGGGACAGTCTGGGCAGCACCATCAGCTCCGCCTACACCCTCAGTCGCCGTTCTTCAGGAATCTCCCCGTGCTACTCCAGCCGGCGGTCCAGTCAGGCCTCACAACCGGGAGGTCGCCTGAATAACATCAGCTCGGCGGACTCATACGACCCCATCTCCACCGACATGTCCCGACGCTCCAGTGAAGGCAGCCAATGTGGAGAACTCCCAAGTATGCTCAGTCTCACGCCCGCCCAACATTACAGACTCAAAGCAAAGTACGCTGCTGCCACAGGAGGAGCTCCACCCACCCCTCTACCCAACATGGACCTCGTTAGTCCGAAGGCTCGGATGGCCTTATTAGGCGATTCCTATGACATGACATCATTGCCTGTACATCCCCCAACGGTTCCCAGAAGGTGTAGTGACACCATTTACACTAACAGTAGGGTTTTACCCCATCAGGTGCCAGGCAACATCCCACGAAGGGCGAGTGACCCGGTGAGACGACTAGGTGAGCAGCGTTCTCTTGGTCAGCGCTTCTACAGCATGACTAATGTGAACCCCAGCCGACACTTTGCTCTTCAGACCTGCAACCCACCTGAGGGGAACATGAACCATCACCCGTATCCATCCCGGCCTCCTAGCATCTCTGAGAATGTCGCTATGGAAACCACGGCGAGCGACAGTCTTGATGATGGCATAATGTTGCCAGATGATGTCGTTCAGTACCTCACATCTCAGAACAGAAGCTCCGGGCAGCATACCGGGTCAGTGTACCGCCATCAGGGCGTCCACGGCTTCGGTTCCCAACATCGACGGCATGCACTGGTGGAGAGCAACATAAATGATGGACATCGACCGACAGCAGCTTCCTGTCACATGAGTCCTGCCGCTCAGAAGACGTTCACGGGTTCCCCCAAGAGTCAGATGCCGGTCCAATTGAACGAGGTCAGTTCTGGGACGGTGGAGTCATCTCCCAAGCAAGGAACTGGGCGGGGAAACCTTCATCAAAAACAAAACCTCAGCCCCTTTCACAACCTCAACTCCAACCAACAGATCGGCTTCATGAGTCAAAACCTCGCTCACGCTGCCCAGCAGAATCTAGAGCAACACAATATTGAGTTTAACTCTCAGATGCAAGCGCTGCACCAGACGAACACAGAGCAGAACTTTATACATGGATACCATCAGGGCTCCAATGACATCGCCAACATGACGGGACTCGTGTCCGTGAAACCTCAAACCAGCCGGGTGCGAGTTCAACCCACGGCTGGTCAAACTCAAAACTATTCCCAGATGAACACGAGCCAGCAAGCTTACGCCATTCAGAATCCCACACTGAACGGAAACCACAGACTCGTGCACCCGCGGCCGCCCACAGAACCCAAACCACACAGCCGGCAACTCTCAGGGCCGACACAACAACTCAGTTACCCACAGTCCAACTTCAGCCCAGCATACGACAGTTCAGAGGCCAgcccaaaaaaatctgccaacgTCAACAGCACCCACACCAGCGCCATGATGTACACGGGACAGATTCACATGTTCGACTCCAGCAGTCTGGTGATGATGGACGGTGTCGCCGTGGCTGCGGTGGGTTCTCCTGAAACCAATCACGTCTCCAGCACGGTGGATTCAAGTGAGCCGGAGCATCCGCAGATCGACTTTGATGCCATGCTGGATGACGGCGACCACTCCAGCCTCATGTCAGGAACTTTAAGCCCCACCCTCCTCCGCAGCCTATCCCAGAATTCCTCACGCCTCACCACACCCCAGAACTCCGTGACTTTACCGCCGGTGGCCGCGGGAATCGGCAACATGGCCATCGGAGACATGAGCTCCATGCTCAGCACGCTGGCGGAGGAGAGCAAGTTTCTTAACATGATGTCATAG
- the gli2b gene encoding zinc finger protein GLI2b isoform X2, protein METGVPAEKKDCKTSSLEGNGFSELPKKLSSLARGPHHIFPTFHSPIPVDVRHHEGRYHYEPHALHALHGPPGLAGSPMISDISLIRLSPGGAGESTFLHPHSYVSPHVEHYLRSAHGSPTLSMISAARGLSPADVTHEHLKDRGLFGLPPPPPGATPAEYYHLMTGHRNPYGELLMQGAAAAHLPEYFTPVDVSRFPSPRLTPRLSRKRALSISPLSDASIDLQTMIRTSPNSLVAYINNSRSSSAASSSYGHLSVGGISPSFAFPPSINPVAYQQLLCQQRGLSAFGHTPPLMQPSPTFTSRHHPLTLSALTTPTAAPDGKDFSGDSAVSSTVNPLNTKRSKVKTEFDVLRPLSPCSPDRLDGAVDLKEDLDDCKQEMDVVYETNCHWDGCSKEYDTQEQLVHHINNEHIHGEKKEFVCRWDECSREQKPFKAQYMLVVHMRRHTGEKPHKCTFEGCSKAYSRLENLKTHLRSHTGEKPYVCEHEGCNKAFSNASDRAKHQNRTHSNEKPYVCKIPGCTKRYTDPSSLRKHVKTVHGPDAHVTKKQRGDLPPRQHPPKENGENESGNKQMTRVTEEKLEGNGTGRGVDDYLQVKSIKTENSMMYQSSPGGQSSCSSEPSPIGRATHHDGGVEPAGHSGGSLGDLSGLDDAPLVDSTTVSTGMLGLHLRRCPAHRLSHLKQEKLKSVRESCSWANTTPPAPCTKLPPIHIGSLLENGLFDPALTISSPCLSDLCPGETTLLSQLVERRDSLGSTISSAYTLSRRSSGISPCYSSRRSSQASQPGGRLNNISSADSYDPISTDMSRRSSEGSQCGELPSMLSLTPAQHYRLKAKYAAATGGAPPTPLPNMDLVSPKARMALLGDSYDMTSLPVHPPTVPRRCSDTIYTNSRVLPHQVPGNIPRRASDPVRRLGEQRSLGQRFYSMTNVNPSRHFALQTCNPPEGNMNHHPYPSRPPSISENVAMETTASDSLDDGIMLPDDVVQYLTSQNRSSGQHTGSVYRHQGVHGFGSQHRRHALVESNINDGHRPTAASCHMSPAAQKTFTGSPKSQMPVQLNEVSSGTVESSPKQGTGRGNLHQKQNLSPFHNLNSNQQIGFMSQNLAHAAQQNLEQHNIEFNSQMQALHQTNTEQNFIHGYHQGSNDIANMTGLVSVKPQTSRVRVQPTAGQTQNYSQMNTSQQAYAIQNPTLNGNHRLVHPRPPTEPKPHSRQLSGPTQQLSYPQSNFSPAYDSSEASPKKSANVNSTHTSAMMYTGQIHMFDSSSLVMMDGVAVAAVGSPETNHVSSTVDSSEPEHPQIDFDAMLDDGDHSSLMSGTLSPTLLRSLSQNSSRLTTPQNSVTLPPVAAGIGNMAIGDMSSMLSTLAEESKFLNMMS, encoded by the exons GCCCCCATCACATCTTCCCGACGTTCCATTCTCCCATCCCGGTCGACGTGCGGCACCACGAGGGAAGATACCACTACGAGCCTCACGCTCTTCACGCGTTGCACGG ACCTCCAGGGTTAGCAGGCAGCCCGATGATCTCTGACATCTCTCTGATCCGTCTGTCTCCGGGGGGCGCCGGCGAGTCCACATTCCTTCATCCCCACTCTTACGTCTCGCCGCATGTGGAGCATTACCTCCGATCGGCTCACGGCAGTCCCACGCTGTCCATGATCTCTGCGGCCCGCGGACTGAGTCCAGCCGATG TGACCCACGAGCATCTGAAGGACAGAGGTTTGTTCGGTCTGCCCCCTCCACCTCCCGGTGCCACCCCGGCCGAGTATTACCATCTGATGACCGGTCACAGAAACCCGTACGGAGAGCTGCTCATGCAGGGGGCGGCGGCGGCTCACCTGCCCGAATACTTCACACCTGTGGACG tttcACGCTTCCCCAGTCCTCGTCTGACGCCCCGGCTGAGTCGCAAGCGTGCGTTGTCCATTTCTCCGCTCTCAGACGCCAGCATCGACCTTCAGACCATGATCCGCACATCACCCAACTCTCTGGTGGCGTACATCAATAACTCTCGCTCCAGTTCAGCCGCCAGCAGCTCGTACGGTCACCTGTCTGTGGGGGGGATCAG TCCTTCCTTTGCGTTTCCTCCCTCCATTAATCCTGTGGCGTATCAGCAGCTGTTGTGTCAGCAGAGAGGACTCAGTGCGTTCGGTCACACACCACCACTGATGCAGCCGTCACCCACATTCACCAGCAGACACCACCCACTGACACTCTCCGCCCTGACCACGCCCACCGCCGCCCCTGACGGCAAG GACTTCAGTGGTGACTCGGCAGTCAGCAGCACAGTGAACCCACTGAACACaaaaaggtcaaaggtcaagacAGAGTTTGACGTGCTGCGACCCTTGTCACCGTGCTCTCCG GACCGTCTGGATGGTGCAGTGGACCTGAAGGAGGACCTGGACGACTGCAAACAAGAGATGGATGTTGTGTATGAGACGAACTGCCACTGGGACGGGTGCAGTAAAGAGTACGACACACAGGAACAGCTGGTGCAT caCATTAATAACGAACACATCCACGGCGAGAAGAAAGAGTTTGTGTGCCGCTGGGACGAGTGTTCGCGTGAACAGAAGCCCTTTAAAGCTCAGTACATGCTGGTGGTTCATATGCGCAGACATACAGGAGAGAAACCACACAAGTGCACT TTTGAGGGCTGCTCAAAGGCGTACTCACGTCTGGAAAATCTCAAGACGCACCTGCGTTcacacaccggagagaaaccgtATGTGTGTGAGCACGAGGGCTGTAATAAAGCTTTCTCTAACGCTTCAGACCGGGCCAAACACCAGAACCGCACACACTCCAATgag AAACCTTACGTGTGTAAGATCCCCGGCTGCACCAAGCGCTACACGGACCCCAGCTCGCTGCGCAAACACGTGAAAACCGTCCACGGGCCCGACGCTCACGTCACCAAGAAGCAGCGCGGCGACCTGCCGCCTCGCCAGCACCCGCCCAAAGAAAACGGTGAGAATGAGTCGGGAAATAAGCAGATGACACGCGTGACGGAGGAGAAACTGGAAGGCAACGGCACAGGCAGAGGAGTGGACGACTACCTGCAGGTCAAATCTATTAAGACTGAAAACTCTATG ATGTATCAGTCCAGCCCTGGTGGTCAATCATCATGTAGCAGCGAGCCGTCACCGATTGGCCGTGCCACCCACCATGACGGTGGAGTAGAGCCGGCAGGACACAGCGGGGGCAGTCTGGGAGATCTGAGCGGATTGGACGACGCGCCCCTAGTGGATTCCACCACCGTCTCCACGGGAATGTTGGGCCTTCACCTGCGCAGATGCCCCGCCCACAGACTCTCACACCTGAAGCAAGAGAAGCTGAAATCAGTGAGGGAGTCCTGCTCTTGGGCAAACACGACACCTCCTGCCCCCTGCACCAAACTGCCCCCCATTCACATCG GTTCATTATTGGAAAATGGTCTCTTTGATCCAGCGCTCACCATCTCCAGCCCATGTCTGAGTGACCTTTGCCCCGGTGAGACTACGCTTCTTAGTCAGCTGGTGGAGCGTCGGGACAGTCTGGGCAGCACCATCAGCTCCGCCTACACCCTCAGTCGCCGTTCTTCAGGAATCTCCCCGTGCTACTCCAGCCGGCGGTCCAGTCAGGCCTCACAACCGGGAGGTCGCCTGAATAACATCAGCTCGGCGGACTCATACGACCCCATCTCCACCGACATGTCCCGACGCTCCAGTGAAGGCAGCCAATGTGGAGAACTCCCAAGTATGCTCAGTCTCACGCCCGCCCAACATTACAGACTCAAAGCAAAGTACGCTGCTGCCACAGGAGGAGCTCCACCCACCCCTCTACCCAACATGGACCTCGTTAGTCCGAAGGCTCGGATGGCCTTATTAGGCGATTCCTATGACATGACATCATTGCCTGTACATCCCCCAACGGTTCCCAGAAGGTGTAGTGACACCATTTACACTAACAGTAGGGTTTTACCCCATCAGGTGCCAGGCAACATCCCACGAAGGGCGAGTGACCCGGTGAGACGACTAGGTGAGCAGCGTTCTCTTGGTCAGCGCTTCTACAGCATGACTAATGTGAACCCCAGCCGACACTTTGCTCTTCAGACCTGCAACCCACCTGAGGGGAACATGAACCATCACCCGTATCCATCCCGGCCTCCTAGCATCTCTGAGAATGTCGCTATGGAAACCACGGCGAGCGACAGTCTTGATGATGGCATAATGTTGCCAGATGATGTCGTTCAGTACCTCACATCTCAGAACAGAAGCTCCGGGCAGCATACCGGGTCAGTGTACCGCCATCAGGGCGTCCACGGCTTCGGTTCCCAACATCGACGGCATGCACTGGTGGAGAGCAACATAAATGATGGACATCGACCGACAGCAGCTTCCTGTCACATGAGTCCTGCCGCTCAGAAGACGTTCACGGGTTCCCCCAAGAGTCAGATGCCGGTCCAATTGAACGAGGTCAGTTCTGGGACGGTGGAGTCATCTCCCAAGCAAGGAACTGGGCGGGGAAACCTTCATCAAAAACAAAACCTCAGCCCCTTTCACAACCTCAACTCCAACCAACAGATCGGCTTCATGAGTCAAAACCTCGCTCACGCTGCCCAGCAGAATCTAGAGCAACACAATATTGAGTTTAACTCTCAGATGCAAGCGCTGCACCAGACGAACACAGAGCAGAACTTTATACATGGATACCATCAGGGCTCCAATGACATCGCCAACATGACGGGACTCGTGTCCGTGAAACCTCAAACCAGCCGGGTGCGAGTTCAACCCACGGCTGGTCAAACTCAAAACTATTCCCAGATGAACACGAGCCAGCAAGCTTACGCCATTCAGAATCCCACACTGAACGGAAACCACAGACTCGTGCACCCGCGGCCGCCCACAGAACCCAAACCACACAGCCGGCAACTCTCAGGGCCGACACAACAACTCAGTTACCCACAGTCCAACTTCAGCCCAGCATACGACAGTTCAGAGGCCAgcccaaaaaaatctgccaacgTCAACAGCACCCACACCAGCGCCATGATGTACACGGGACAGATTCACATGTTCGACTCCAGCAGTCTGGTGATGATGGACGGTGTCGCCGTGGCTGCGGTGGGTTCTCCTGAAACCAATCACGTCTCCAGCACGGTGGATTCAAGTGAGCCGGAGCATCCGCAGATCGACTTTGATGCCATGCTGGATGACGGCGACCACTCCAGCCTCATGTCAGGAACTTTAAGCCCCACCCTCCTCCGCAGCCTATCCCAGAATTCCTCACGCCTCACCACACCCCAGAACTCCGTGACTTTACCGCCGGTGGCCGCGGGAATCGGCAACATGGCCATCGGAGACATGAGCTCCATGCTCAGCACGCTGGCGGAGGAGAGCAAGTTTCTTAACATGATGTCATAG